The segment cctcagatttagaacttgaagcctcaaaatcaaccatctaaagtacacaccttcgtgtgacaagggtgtttttttctttcattcatatctcgcaagttcaatgactaattgagctcaaattttcacaggtttataatgttatgtatatgttgagatacaccaactatgaaggccagtctttgacaattaccactagtgtccactgcctttaaactaagagaggtttgtggtaacaccatgtatcaAAAAGATATGTTCACATTGTGCAACTACAAACCTGTCTTAGATATAccacatgcaaagtttcaaattacACATTATAATTTTTTGGAAGAGGCACTGATGATaggaatatttatttaaaaaattttaattttaaatctacTGAATACtttagcttaaagccattggacactttcggaaccgaaaaaaaaagttaacaaattTACAAGTAACTTGCAGGGGAcaaaaaggtaatggtgaaagatgtctcttgaaatattattccatgaaatgctttactttatcaattctcgatatcgagaattacggatttatttcaaacacatgtcatgacacggccaaaCATGCAGaaagttattttctcccgactcaaaataattattagcataaaacctgtcttggtgacaagtaatggggagagtttgatttcaagacctcagatttagaacttgaggtctcgaaatcaaccatctgaacgcacacaacttcgtgtgacaagggcgttttatttctttcattattatctcgcaacttcgacgaccaattgagttcaattttcacaggtttgttattttatcatatgcttatgttgagatacaacaactgtgaaggctagtctttgacaattaccaatagtgtccactgcatttaaaagaaacaaactatTAAACTGCTCCGTTTGAATAAGgatttcttaatttgtttacattttttgttggaaacaaaggtTTTTGCAATAGCTTCCACATTGGCAGAGTGCATCTAAACTTAGgaggtagcaccatgtgtaaatctcttttgagtagtgttggttctaaaaagaaccagtggttgacaattTGACATCTCAATTTGATCAATGCTCTGAACCCACACTACTTATTAAAAGAGATCAACACTTGGTCTTACCGCAAACATCACCCAATTATAATCCCACctagcaaagtttcaaatcttaccaATCTTAACTCtgaagttaaaaaaattatcatacaTTCATCATGTAGAAATTTAAACTTTTCTCAAGAATGGAGTTTAGggatatttaaatttaaaaagttacatTAGTTtcaggattaaaggcagtggacactattggtaattgacaaagactagccttcccagttggtgtatctcaacatatgcataaaataacaaacctgtgaaaatttgagctcaatcggtcatcgaacttgctaacacgaagttgtgtgcgattagatggttgatttcgagacctcaagctctaaatctgaggtctcgaaatcaaattcgtggaaaattacttctttctcgaaaactacgtcattttagagggagccgtttctcacaatgttttatactatcaacctctcccattacttattaccaattaaggttttattctaataattattttgagtaattaccaatagtgttcactgcctttaaacatcactTCTATTTCTTATTGCTTTCCTGTTTAAAACCATGTGGCAGTCGAATCCACCGACTCAAACCCAGTCATAGGTCATGGACACAATGATAATTAATTTGGCAGAGGACAATGTTTGAGACACAAAGTTGGTATCAAACATGGAAGTCCGGGAATTACTTCCCTCACAACCAAATACCTGACGAAAAACAATCGGTGCCACTTTTTTTCACAGTAGCCCATATGCACTAGCGCCATCTTAAAAAAATACCGCAATGAATATTGGGAAACTGAGATAAAGTTGAAAATGAAATCAATATGCCAAAATGGACGCCAAGCTGTTATTGACATGTCAACTATGCCAGGTTTTGTAGGTGTCTACAGCATTGCTTCAAAATCAGCATACCATGATGGTTGCTGGTGTtgccaaaacaaatttaaacccTTTGCGCGATGATCATGCACATTGGGACTATGCATGGGCTACAGTAGGCAATTTGTCAGCACTTAAAAGAAGGagacagttacatgtaggtaaagcccagttcatacttcctgagaatgtgaatgcgataccaATCCtgacgtcacagccctgtttgCGCTGCGAAAGGAGTCGAGTAACtttcaactcttccaaattatttgttgcgcatttgtgacgtcaacatttgtattgcatttgcaggaagtataagCTATGCTCAACACCCAATTATCCCTGTTTTCAGACTACCTACTCTTTTAGCGTACCAGTCATACGGAAGGCACTCTGGAAGTTAGTAAGGTAAGCACAAGCCTTAAACACTCGCTCAAAAATGTCTAATTGCGTCGGGTCTACCTGCTTTCGGAGATAAGAAAACCGTTTTATTCTATCTATTGTTCTGTCAATGTCATTTGAGGAAGTCGCGCATTTGTTCCTTTCAGGCATTCTAGGCACCCTGGTTGGATTGTTAAATTGGTTGTGAACCTTAGTGAAGTCCAAGTACTTGTTTGGTGAAATCTTCACTACTGCTTGATCATCTGGCATGGTTAGCACACCCGTCACTGCTCCCTTGTCATTTAAACAGAGGAAAGTCAACTTGCGGATCTCAGATCGGGACGAGTTTTGATTCTTAACGCAAAACACACTGGGAGAGTCGGAAAAGAGAGCTGTAAAATCAACCGCTACAAACGTGTCTCCGCCTTTGGCTGCTTCTGTTTCGTAAAAGTCTTCCAGCTTGGTGCTCACAAAGACAGCCCATGATGCAAAGGTGAATCTGTACGTCTCCTCACTGACACCGAATCGTACAGACAGATCGCTTGCGGAATTTCCCGTCCTCGACCCAACAAGAAACAAGAACAACTCCTCCTCTGACGTCAAAGGTTGCTGGGAGTTCATCTCTGCATCTTCGACATCTTCGACGATGTGGAAAGGTTCGGGTTTGACCTTCTCTACATCGAGTTTCAAATAGTCATGGAGAAGTTTAAAGATCGCATAATTCGGAAGACCTGTGTACATTTCAAACACACTGTCACtgtctttgacattttggaGGCTAAGCAGCTTCAGGGAATCACAAGCTTTTTTGTAAGATGATGAGTCCTCCATCAATTGATGATAGTGCTTCCAAAAATCGTTCTCCTGAGAGCAACTTTTCTTCGCTGGTTGCTCATCTTGAACTTGATCCAGACTCTGCAGAACAAGAGAAAACACAAATATCAGTTTATAAAACCCGGACTCACACACAGCATGCCACTTTGGTATTCCAATAGATGGAATTTTGCATTTGGTGCAAATTTCAGTCCATTAGATCggtgcggtacccgctgctaaaatataggattccaactgcctctagctaccgggcaatctcactggtctagttggtaagacactgtactagaattgcaaaggctgtgggttcaaattccaccCCAGCATTATGCCTCAATGccgtatttttttcacagagcacGAAaaagtacagtgctaacacactgGTGTGTATGtgttaaaccaaaataaatatagtttttctttgttttgaaactttgttaGGGTTTTGCCACAAATCACACCATCACCGCATATTTCTATTTGTTCTCCAAAAAACTTGATGTTTCATTTCACTAGAGAGGAGGTCGGACAATTCCCTTGGAACTTAAAatgacacgttgccttggattgggcgagttggtccatgaaaaacatttgttatgaaatcgatatggttaaaaagatgtttttaaagtagaatattatTACCCACACAAACAAGCCTTGAAAGTaggttgttttccttttactctgcgaactaaggtcgtccattttatggagtcataaacttgactccccaaaatggcATGCCATGTTAGTTGGTGACGTATAaataaaaccatgcaattttgaggtatatttgtgtggatcattttattctacttttaaatcatctttctaacaatacacattttataacaaatggctTCAAAtgattttcatagaccaactcgaccgatcaaaggcaacatTTCCATTTTAATCTtttaatttataattataaGCAAAACAAGAACTTGTTTTGAGTACCTTTTTCTTGAGTTTTCTCCCTTGGTGTGGTGCACTGTTAGAAATGGGCTCAGTTTCAAAACTTGGCGCAACATTGAAGAATATCGTTGGAACAACCTTGTTCGTGGGAGTtggctgtttctcaaaatgacaaTTACAGAGTCTTAGATGGTTGCCTGTGATCAGTTTTGTCCGTGTTATCTTGTTTTCTGCGACATCACATTTTGCTGCTGTCATCCACTTTCTCGCCAGCTTCTTGTTTTTCGGAAACGAGTAGAAAGTGCAACCGAACTTAACCCTGGGATGCGAACATCCAAGTGCTGAACATATCTGTTTTGACTTCGCGTTTGTCTTCAACTCAACAGATTCTTCTAACTTCGACTTGGCTTTCTGCGGCTTGTTCTGATTAGCCAACTTGGAGGATTTTTTCAACCTGCTGGCTTCTTCTGAACCGACAGGGGTCCTTGACTTGGTTGGTGCTCTTAACGATGTACACATAGGTGTCTTCAACCTAACTGTTTCTTGCACCTTGGCTGGTTTCTTTAACAACCTGTTATAATTGGTTGTTTTCAACCTGTCAGCTTCTTCTGACTCGACAGGGGTCTTTGACTCGGTTGGTGCTTTTGACTTTGTACATGCAGTTGTCTTTATCTTAACAGTTGTTTGCACCTTGGCTGGTTTCTTTAAGTTAGTGTATTTGTTTAACAACCCGTTAACAACAGTTGTTTTCGAACTGGCAGCTTCTTCACACTCGACAGGGGTCCTTAACTTGGTTTTTGTTCTTAACTTTGAACATGCAGGTGTCTTTttcttaacttttttttgcacCTTGGCCTGTTTCTTGAAACTTGTGGACTTCCTTAACAACCTGTTAACAACAGTTGTTTCTGACCTGGCAACTTCTTCCGACTCGACAGAGGTCCATCTCGACTCGGTTGGTGGTCTTAAATTTGTACACACACTAGGTGTCTTTACCCCaacaagttttttcttcttggctGGTTTCTTGAAACTTGTGGATTTCTTTAACAACCCGTTAACAACAGTTGTTTTCAACCTGGCAGCTTCTTCTGACTCGACAGGGGTCCTAAACTCGGTTGGTGCTTTTGACTTTGTACACACAGGTGTCTTTATTGGAACAGCTTTTCCCACCTTAGCTTGTTTCTTGAAATTGGTGGATTTCCTGAACAAACCGTTAACAACTGTTGTTTTCAACCTGTCCACTTCTTCCGACTCGACAGGGGTCCTTAACTCAGTTGGTGTTTTTTTAGGGGACCACGCAGGTGTCTTTATCGGAGCAGTTTTTTCCACCTTAGCTTGTTTCTTGAAACTTGTGGATTTCCTTAACAACCTGTTAACAGTTGTTTTCAACCTGTCCACTTCTTCAACCTCGACAGAGGTCCATCTCGACTCGGTTGGTGGTCTTAAATTTATACACACACAAGGTGTCTTTACCCCAAcagttttttcctttttggcTCGTTTCTTGAaacttgtggatttttttaacAACCCGTTTACAACAGTTGTTTTCAATATGGCCGCTTCTTCCGACTCGACAGGGGTCCTTAACTTGGTTGTTGTTCTTAACTTTGAATATGCAAGTGTCTTCGTCTTAACATTTTTTTCAGCCTTGGCTGGCTTCTTTAAATTTGTGGATTTCCTTAACAACCCGTTACCAACAGTTGGTTTCTTTATATTGGTGTATTTCTTAAAAAGCTCTCTGTAAAAAGCAGTTGTTTTCAACCTGGACACTTCTTCTGACTCGACAGGGGTCCTTCTTGTCTTAGTTGTTGTTCTTAACTTTGTACACGCAGATGTTTTCAACTTAACTGTTTTTTCCACCTTTGCTAGCTTCTTTAAATTAGTGGATTTCTTGAACTTGGTTACTCTCTTTAACTCATCATGTGTAACAGACTTCTTAGTTGATCCCTTTCGCTTAACAGTTGCTAACAACCCGTCTTGTTTCTTAAACTTGAAAGTGATACGCGTACATTTTTTTGCAGATTTCTCTTGGCCGTTTGACATCAATGACTCAGTAGTTTTTACCGGCTGAAGTGAGTGAGGTGTCTTCAAAGTGGCAGCTTTAAGTGATTTGGTTGTTGACTTTCCATGTTTCTTCAAAGTAGATTGATCGGTCTCTGCTGGAGGGGTGATGGATGTCTTTGATTGTTTAGTTTTTCCCATCTCAGCCTATATTCCAGTGTTGAGGGTTTCTTCAACTTGGCAGCTTTATGCGAATCAACAAAAAAGTATCAAGTTCCTTCGGGTGGCTTGTCTGGCTCCgtctggaaaaaaaagagaaaacagaTTCAAGGTATATTTAGATAACTATTGTATAATTGTTgtgaacacccccccccccccaccatctAATTATAAAAGTCAAGTCTTCAAAGCAAGCAGTGGCGTAActtagcttaaaggcactggacgctattggtggttactcaaaatatattttagcttaaaaccttactttgtaacaagcaacagAAAGCTGGCAATagttcaaaacattgtgagaaacgactccctctgaagtaatgtagtttttgagaaagatgtaatttctcaaaaaaaaataatgaaagacttcgcACCAGGAGCCTTCTCCTATCaatattttctcgcaactttaatgaccaaccaagtccaaactttcacaggtttgtttttgtatgcgtataatgggatacaccaagtgagaagactggtctttgacaattaccaaacgtattcaCCTTAAAGGCTTggaaaactttccgtatggtgccaccactttttcatttcgaaatgaaataatatagtatctaatttacctcaatgagatatcccttttagtaaaaatgagtgaaaaagtggtggcgccatacggaaagttatccaaaggcTTACACAGTAAAAGGGGAGTCCAAGGCATTTACTGATAAAAACATTTGTTCTTACGTACATTGTACACTACATTTCATTAaagctttatttaaaatgttaaattgtcAGATTTTCCCCTCTTTATTCCAGATTTCAAATGGGGGCCTATACTGGAcctggaaaggggggggggcatagatATCTAGTGGGTGGTGGAGGGGGCACGTCCCTCTTTGTACGACAAATGTGTAGGTGTAAACTGTTTCAGTGatgtaataatattaaattattataaaacttTTGATTATAtccaaacaaacacaataataaaaaaaaagaggaaaataaaCTGTACTTCGACttgctttttaattttatgaGATATCAATCGTACAGAAATGGAGAATGGAGCACAACCATAgagttaatattttatatagctctatgactATGAGCACAACCCAACGAAAAACTTTCAGTATGTCATTTGGGTAGATAAAAATATAATCtagtgggtggggggggggggggacacacgagcccccccccccaacaaaccCCCACAAATGTTTGAATTGATTGAATATATTTACTACATGGATAATTAATGGTAGAAATAGTAACCACCATGGTATTTGGTAATGTTGGGGTGCCAAAGTGATGACCCATCCACATTGTCTCCACCACATGCTCTATATGACCAGAGAAGAAAATCCAAAACACACTCGGACTCGGTCGACCAAGTAAGTACTTTAATAACGGACCAAGTCTTCCGTGCAggctcgtgggggacggagctcCGCCTGGCCCCCAACGAGACGAGTACTCTCATACGAATGACAAAGGCATCCGACTCCGTATTTTGCAGTGCTCCCAACTAACTGCCGAGTGTGGACTGTAGGTGGCCGAGTGGTAAAAATTCTGaatcatcaaattcaaaatacatgtaaattgtaTCGATCCCTACaaataattcaaaacaaactttACAAACACTCACCAGCATGCAAGGCCTACTTATTTGTTGATTTCAACATTTGTTATCAGTCATCGTTGTTCTTTCCTGTCTTTTGAATTGTCACTCGTAAAATTTTCACGATGCTCTGCTGCCGAAACTATACCGGAAACTTTCTCAATTAGCTCAGCAGTATGTCGTATCGTCGTACGCTACGCTTCTTGTTGATTTTGGCGCCGTGCTCGTTTGTTGCGTCAACGAATTTCGGTGTAAACAGAGTGCACGGGGACGGCCGTCCATCCATGTCCAACGAACACACGTGTACTAAATTTGTTCGAACGGAGGAGGTCGAGTTGTCCTCCTTCAACATCGCCCTCAGCGATGCGTACGTTTAGCTGCGTCGACCCCGTGAAATGACCCTTGGCTTAAAAAGTTTGTGGGGACAAAGTCTAGTTTTTGAGGCAGTCACAACAGGATACGATTGCCCAAGTATTTTTCACCAAATAAGACAACACAAATGTTGGCCCTAAACacaaccgaaaggaaaattttctgagaccgcTGGCAAGTTGATATTAAGTTGGCTACTTTaattctcaaattcaaatgcaAAATCACTTTGAATCCGGGCAACAGTTTTGAGAAGGGCAACTGAGAACATGGCCTCTCAATGTCAAAAGGATCATGGCAGCAGAACATACTGCTACACAAATTTCTTCTAGGCaaaattaagcacaaaatcaatcACAAATACTGACACTTGGGAATCTATTTTTGGCAAGATTAGTTTTTTCTCTCTCACTTTTGCAACTGgttgtacttttaaaactatTCTTGAAAAGCAACTTGTTTGCTAGGTACAAATGATAATTTATCAACGAAACTCCAACAGTGCTTCAAGGAAAAAAACAGGATATAACTTGGcagaaaagcactggacacatttaataaattactcaaaatatagcataaaaacttacttggtttttattttatgcacattatgaattcttaaaggattcgggtactttttcaaaatgtccacagattaccATTAAACTtatacagggtttgaagataatgatagtggaaagcttcccttcaaattacTAACTGAGgctgtgtagtttttgagaaatgagtaaaacaagtcatccaaaacattttcatctcaaaaagacgaaaattgtttacccatgtaaaatcccattaaccagttatgatattataccagaACCagcataaattattttttacatgctaaaactgagacgaaaattatttgttttactcatttctcaaaaactacagcacctcagtaagtaaaatttcaagggaagctttatactataatcatcttcaaactctgtaggtttaatgtaaatctgtggacctaagtacacagaccctttaatgtatgtgtccagtgcctctaattAACAGTCGACTCCTTGCATCCTCTGTAAATTGGGAGTCCCAAATAGGGCGCAGGATAGGCGCATGTGAGGGTTCAAGGCACACactgcaaggggtcaatacactTTTTAAAAGTGACCTTTTTGAATGTACTCTTTGTTATAGCACACCTGAGTAAATTAGAACTGGATATAAAGTGTGCCTCTCCAAACTGCAGTTACCGGTACAAACTCATGAACATGAATTGCTTCAGGCCCTCATCGTTGAAAATAATCATTAATGGTACATAGTTTTGAGTTGAATAAAGAGTAAGACAATTTGACTAGAGCAGAATTTAAACAtgctcttccaactgagctatccagccctatgatggtggtctccctattttgtcaataaaacatgtatgtatgtttgcTTGTGGGTGCTAGtccaacctcgctaccatggacAGCGAGCCGTATCACCCGCTAGCTCTGTGACGTCTcaaacccctgggagggaaactcagATCCATGTTTTTGATTGGCCATTATATACGCGCAAAATATGAAACGCCATGTGTCTTCAAAAAGCTCTATATGTCGAAACACGTGCGTATGTATTCCCCTTTTTTGACACGCAACACTGACCGCCTGAAGTTTATGACTAATATTACATACATACACTGTATGTATTGTACAACTTTccacacagcgcatccagcaTGTGAGCGACAAACGCCCACAGAGCATACATgtatcaaccacaggactaattgtaacATCCAATATATCTGGATATTTTCAggtcacacttccaggggttatgatcgagcaaggcatgctgagaaaaaaaaggcaCGGCCTTGGAACGAGGTTggtgctagtcagaagccattcagcCTGTAACTGCCGTTTAGTCTAGGATCATActcaagtttacgatacaacctttGAAGTGGAAACAGAGGCACCACATCAAGAGGATGCAACATTAAATTTCAAATTATACAGttgtaaaccacaagggacaCTGACTTGGTAAACTCTTAAATAActttggtttgaacaaagaaaaattgactagagctggacttgaacctgcaactaTCCAGATGTAATTAACATTGCCAATATAATGGTAGTTCTGATAATTGTCattgtgctacatgtacatgtgcgcTTTATGAAACACTCTGGAAGTTAACAAGAAATGCACAAGCCTTAAACACTTGCTCATACATGTCCTCCATCGATGGTTCCACTTGCTTCTGTAAGTAATGGAACTGCTTGATTCTATTCAGAGCTCGCTCCACATGGAACACTTCAGCAGTGGACATGGGTGTCATGTGACTCTTACTCAAGTCCTCTGTGATGACAAGAGAAGAGACATCCCCTGGCTGTGACGAGCTTGGCAAGATTTTAGTCCCTTGCTCATGCTTGACAGGCCCTAATGAGGAGGGTTGCTTTGAGGCACTGTCTGTGCCCTCGTTGTGGGTTGTTGAAACTCTTGCTAAAGCATGCCCTCTCTTAGTGCTGAGTACGCTTGTCACTACGCCATATCTGCTGAAGCCAACTGCTATTAATCGTCGGTTAATAGTTGTTTCATTCTGCTGAGTGGTCAACAACGCTGGAGATTCACTAAACAGAGCTGTGTAATCCACCGCAACGttgaactttgcctttttaGTTACCGTTGTGTTGTAGAACTTCTCCAGGGTGTCACTTACAAAGACGGCCCATGATGAAATGATGTTATTGACCAAGCGCTCGCTGATGCTGAATCGAATGGCGAGATCCTTGCTGGAACTACCAGTTCTGACCGCGACCAGGAACAAGAACAACTGGTCCTCTATTGTCAAGGTTTGTCGATTAACATTGTTTGTGTCAATGACTGTTAACTCCCCAAATGGTAAAGCTTTGAAGCGCCAAAGACATGAAGCATTCATAGCCATATATCCGCAGAGAACTTCAAAAGTTGCGTAGTTGGGGAGGCCGGTGTATGTTTCAAAGACCCTGTCATTACATTTGATGTTCTGAAGTGACAACACCGTGGTGGAATTGCACGTTGCTTTAAGCGTCATCACTTCTTTTTCAAGCTGGTGATAAGTCTTCCAAAAACTTGGGGCGCATGAGTCAACTGCATCGTAGGCTTCCTTCGACAgaaaatgtttcatttgttgATAAAAGCTAGGTCGACAGTtattctgtgaaaacaaaacaacatggacaACGATTGAAAGTATACGCCAATCAGACAAATTATCAGTGTAATAGCCACATTGGGGATGCCGGGCGGGCGGGCTCGC is part of the Asterias rubens chromosome 4, eAstRub1.3, whole genome shotgun sequence genome and harbors:
- the LOC117289710 gene encoding uncharacterized protein LOC117289710, whose translation is MGKTKQSKTSITPPAETDQSTLKKHGKSTTKSLKAATLKTPHSLQPVKTTESLMSNGQEKSAKKCTRITFKFKKQDGLLATVKRKGSTKKSVTHDELKRVTKFKKSTNLKKLAKVEKTVKLKTSACTKLRTTTKTRRTPVESEEVSRLKTTAFYRELFKKYTNIKKPTVGNGLLRKSTNLKKPAKAEKNVKTKTLAYSKLRTTTKLRTPVESEEAAILKTTVVNGLLKKSTSFKKRAKKEKTVGVKTPCVCINLRPPTESRWTSVEVEEVDRLKTTVNRLLRKSTSFKKQAKVEKTAPIKTPAWSPKKTPTELRTPVESEEVDRLKTTVVNGLFRKSTNFKKQAKVGKAVPIKTPVCTKSKAPTEFRTPVESEEAARLKTTVVNGLLKKSTSFKKPAKKKKLVGVKTPSVCTNLRPPTESRWTSVESEEVARSETTVVNRLLRKSTSFKKQAKVQKKVKKKTPACSKLRTKTKLRTPVECEEAASSKTTVVNGLLNKYTNLKKPAKVQTTVKIKTTACTKSKAPTESKTPVESEEADRLKTTNYNRLLKKPAKVQETVRLKTPMCTSLRAPTKSRTPVGSEEASRLKKSSKLANQNKPQKAKSKLEESVELKTNAKSKQICSALGCSHPRVKFGCTFYSFPKNKKLARKWMTAAKCDVAENKITRTKLITGNHLRLCNCHFEKQPTPTNKVVPTIFFNVAPSFETEPISNSAPHQGRKLKKKSLDQVQDEQPAKKSCSQENDFWKHYHQLMEDSSSYKKACDSLKLLSLQNVKDSDSVFEMYTGLPNYAIFKLLHDYLKLDVEKVKPEPFHIVEDVEDAEMNSQQPLTSEEELFLFLVGSRTGNSASDLSVRFGVSEETYRFTFASWAVFVSTKLEDFYETEAAKGGDTFVAVDFTALFSDSPSVFCVKNQNSSRSEIRKLTFLCLNDKGAVTGVLTMPDDQAVVKISPNKYLDFTKVHNQFNNPTRVPRMPERNKCATSSNDIDRTIDRIKRFSYLRKQVDPTQLDIFERVFKACAYLTNFQSAFRMTGTLKE
- the LOC117289136 gene encoding uncharacterized protein LOC117289136 isoform X9, translating into MISITQTAHCMYMVWYFNLALFYELSKCVISSYLYFSMANAKWCLICDRQIKATKYMSLDFASATLKREPAFLDFLGDMVGDEIDIFAPHMSQYMCGTCHLMVMKCINVKTLQETIRYKFHKTTAKHILSTSSETLLNTALLIPPPCNPPEVDLLRAKVAQRKALESPRTPLPRKDDQQDDGQSVESFNVKIENSVSHETHEGRPKTVKKDKCAAFGCTHKKSKSRCAFYSFPRYSKANKKWIKASRCNLSKDGFTKKKNFSSRNLRLCECHFARVPYPRSSSQRLKNIAPTLFNFLAADFKASSKPVKRVKRIPIMSAKPLEKPTSPENNCRPSFYQQMKHFLSKEAYDAVDSCAPSFWKTYHQLEKEVMTLKATCNSTTVLSLQNIKCNDRVFETYTGLPNYATFEVLCGYMAMNASCLWRFKALPFGELTVIDTNNVNRQTLTIEDQLFLFLVAVRTGSSSKDLAIRFSISERLVNNIISSWAVFVSDTLEKFYNTTVTKKAKFNVAVDYTALFSESPALLTTQQNETTINRRLIAVGFSRYGVVTSVLSTKRGHALARVSTTHNEGTDSASKQPSSLGPVKHEQGTKILPSSSQPGDVSSLVITEDLSKSHMTPMSTAEVFHVERALNRIKQFHYLQKQVEPSMEDMYEQVFKACAFLVNFQSVS